A genomic segment from Arcobacter acticola encodes:
- a CDS encoding DedA family protein, translating into MLTSIVNFIVETVGSLGYLGIFLMMFLESSFFPFPSEVVMIPAGYLAYKGEMNMFIAIAVGILGSLAGALFNYYLAVKFGRKFLIKYGKYFFIKEPTIVKMEEFFKSHGHISTFSGRLIPAVRQYISFPAGLARMNLFVFCIYTSLGAGIWVIILTLLGYFLGGNEALIKEYLHTIIIVILVLLAILGIWYYRKTKKAKVL; encoded by the coding sequence TTGCTTACTAGTATTGTTAATTTTATAGTTGAAACTGTAGGTAGTTTAGGCTATTTAGGTATTTTTCTTATGATGTTTTTGGAAAGTTCATTTTTCCCATTTCCCTCTGAAGTTGTTATGATTCCTGCAGGTTATTTAGCCTATAAAGGTGAAATGAATATGTTTATAGCAATTGCTGTAGGTATTCTTGGTTCTTTAGCAGGTGCATTATTTAACTACTATCTTGCAGTTAAATTTGGTAGAAAGTTTTTAATTAAATATGGAAAATATTTCTTTATAAAAGAACCAACTATTGTAAAAATGGAAGAGTTCTTTAAATCGCATGGCCATATTTCAACATTCTCAGGAAGATTAATTCCTGCTGTTAGACAATATATTTCTTTTCCTGCCGGTCTTGCTAGAATGAATCTATTTGTATTTTGTATATATACAAGTCTAGGTGCTGGAATCTGGGTTATTATTCTTACTTTATTAGGATATTTCTTAGGTGGAAATGAGGCTTTAATTAAAGAGTATTTACATACTATCATTATTGTTATCTTAGTATTATTGGCTATTTTAGGAATTTGGTACTATAGAAAAACAAAAAAAGCAAAGGTTTTATAA
- the rplS gene encoding 50S ribosomal protein L19 translates to MKNRYIASFEAAQIESKEIPQFRAGDTVRLGVEIKEGEKKRVQTFEGIVIGRSGNGVDSTFTVRKIGANSIGVERIFPLYSESLKSFEVIRKGRVRRAKLNFLRGLKGKAARIKELKRK, encoded by the coding sequence ATGAAAAATAGATATATAGCTAGTTTTGAAGCAGCTCAAATAGAGTCAAAAGAGATCCCTCAATTTAGAGCAGGAGATACTGTAAGACTTGGTGTAGAGATTAAAGAAGGTGAGAAAAAAAGAGTTCAAACTTTCGAAGGTATTGTTATTGGTAGAAGTGGAAACGGTGTAGATTCAACTTTTACAGTTAGAAAAATTGGTGCAAATTCAATCGGTGTAGAAAGAATTTTCCCATTATATTCTGAGTCTTTAAAATCTTTTGAAGTAATCAGAAAAGGTAGAGTAAGAAGAGCTAAATTAAACTTCTTAAGAGGATTAAAAGGTAAAGCTGCAAGAATTAAAGAACTAAAAAGAAAGTAA